In Euphorbia lathyris chromosome 10, ddEupLath1.1, whole genome shotgun sequence, a single genomic region encodes these proteins:
- the LOC136208630 gene encoding protein EARLY-RESPONSIVE TO DEHYDRATION 7, chloroplastic-like isoform X2, translating into MASQNPNPKSSLYPEVIQSNPETSSFSNPNMNKQSSSSNLYPTIDMRELVENLFPESDEHDSHPPSAPPQAIEEVLIKIPGAVLNLIDKNYSVELASGDFSIVRLRSGDNVVAILARVADEIQWPLARDEAAVKLDDSHYFFSLRVPKDHQDSDSSDDEADKKSKNKNNKNKNKNSEDSNEILNYGLTIASKGQEALLKEFDGILQAYSCFSVQKVSEKAKADGNVMVVREISPSDFKHEEKKELMEGNCAAYWTTLAPNVEEYGSTAAKVIAAGSGHLIKGILWCGDVTIDRLNWGNDVMKRRLSPRSKSEISPDTLKRIRRVKRMTKMTEKVANGVLSGVLKVSGFFTSSVANSKVGKKFFGLLPGEIILASLDGFSKVCDAVEVSGRNVMSTSSTVTTEVVNHRYGEQAAEATHEGLPFLGVNGFV; encoded by the exons TgaaacttcttctttttcaaacCCTAATATGAATAAACAATCATCCTCTTCCAATCTCTATCCTACCATTGACATGCGTGAGCTAGTAGAAAACCTCTTCCCTGAATCTGATGAACACGATTCTCATCCTCCTTCTGCCCCGCCACAGGCCATCGAGGAAGTGTTGATCAAAATCCCTGGCGCTGTTCTCAATCTCATTGATAAAAACTACAGTGTCGAGCTTGCTTCTGGTGATTTCTCCATTGTCCGACTCCGTTCGGGTGATAACGTTGTCGCTATTCTTGCTCGTGTTGCCGATGAGATCCAATGGCCTTTAGCTCGGGATGAGGCCGCAGTGAAACTGGATGATTCGCATTATTTTTTCTCCCTTCGAGTGCCGAAGGATCATCAGGACTCTGATTCTAGCGACGACGAGGCGGATAAGAAaagtaaaaacaaaaacaacaaaaacaaaaacaaaaacagtgAGGATTCGAACGAAATATTGAATTATGGTTTGACAATTGCATCCAAAGGGCAGGAGGCATTGTTGAAGGAATTTGATGGCATTTTGCAGGCTTATAGTTGTTTCAGTGTCCAGAAAGTTTCAGAGAAGGCAAAAGCTGATGGAAATGTCATGGTAGTGAGAGAGATTTCGCCGTCAGATTTTAAGCATGAGGAAAAGAAAGAGTTGATGGAGGGAAACTGTGCAGCGTATTGGACCACATTAGCACCCAATGTGGAGGAATATGGTAGCACTGCTGCAAAGGTCATTGCTGCGGGTTCAGGACATCTTATTAAGGGGATATTGTGGTGTGGGGATGTCACCATCGATAGACTCAATTGGGGGAATGATGTAATGAAGAGAAGGCTGAGTCCTAGGTCAAAATCAGAGATTAGTCCTGACACTTTGAAGAGAATTAGAAG AGTCAAGAGGATGACAAAAATGACAGAGAAAGTTGCAAATGGTGTTCTCTCAGGTGTCCTGAAAGTCTCAGGGTTTTTCACAAGCTCAGTTGCAAACTCAAAAGTGGGCAAGAAATTCTTTGGTCTTCTTCCAGGGGAAATCATCCTTGCATCACTGGATGGATTCA GCAAGGTGTGCGATGCGGTTGAAGTATCTGGACGGAATGTCATGTCAACATCTTCCACTGTCACGACTGAAGTCGTTAACCACAG ATATGGTGAACAAGCAGCTGAGGCTACGCATGAGGGTCTTCCCTTTTTGGGAGTGAATGGTTTTGTTTGA
- the LOC136208630 gene encoding protein EARLY-RESPONSIVE TO DEHYDRATION 7, chloroplastic-like isoform X1, whose translation MASQNPNPKSSLYPEVIQSNPETSSFSNPNMNKQSSSSNLYPTIDMRELVENLFPESDEHDSHPPSAPPQAIEEVLIKIPGAVLNLIDKNYSVELASGDFSIVRLRSGDNVVAILARVADEIQWPLARDEAAVKLDDSHYFFSLRVPKDHQDSDSSDDEADKKSKNKNNKNKNKNSEDSNEILNYGLTIASKGQEALLKEFDGILQAYSCFSVQKVSEKAKADGNVMVVREISPSDFKHEEKKELMEGNCAAYWTTLAPNVEEYGSTAAKVIAAGSGHLIKGILWCGDVTIDRLNWGNDVMKRRLSPRSKSEISPDTLKRIRRVKRMTKMTEKVANGVLSGVLKVSGFFTSSVANSKVGKKFFGLLPGEIILASLDGFSKVCDAVEVSGRNVMSTSSTVTTEVVNHRYGEQAAEATHEGLGAAGHAFGTAWAVFKIRKALNPKNSLKPTSIAKSAVKAAAAEVKAKKSK comes from the exons TgaaacttcttctttttcaaacCCTAATATGAATAAACAATCATCCTCTTCCAATCTCTATCCTACCATTGACATGCGTGAGCTAGTAGAAAACCTCTTCCCTGAATCTGATGAACACGATTCTCATCCTCCTTCTGCCCCGCCACAGGCCATCGAGGAAGTGTTGATCAAAATCCCTGGCGCTGTTCTCAATCTCATTGATAAAAACTACAGTGTCGAGCTTGCTTCTGGTGATTTCTCCATTGTCCGACTCCGTTCGGGTGATAACGTTGTCGCTATTCTTGCTCGTGTTGCCGATGAGATCCAATGGCCTTTAGCTCGGGATGAGGCCGCAGTGAAACTGGATGATTCGCATTATTTTTTCTCCCTTCGAGTGCCGAAGGATCATCAGGACTCTGATTCTAGCGACGACGAGGCGGATAAGAAaagtaaaaacaaaaacaacaaaaacaaaaacaaaaacagtgAGGATTCGAACGAAATATTGAATTATGGTTTGACAATTGCATCCAAAGGGCAGGAGGCATTGTTGAAGGAATTTGATGGCATTTTGCAGGCTTATAGTTGTTTCAGTGTCCAGAAAGTTTCAGAGAAGGCAAAAGCTGATGGAAATGTCATGGTAGTGAGAGAGATTTCGCCGTCAGATTTTAAGCATGAGGAAAAGAAAGAGTTGATGGAGGGAAACTGTGCAGCGTATTGGACCACATTAGCACCCAATGTGGAGGAATATGGTAGCACTGCTGCAAAGGTCATTGCTGCGGGTTCAGGACATCTTATTAAGGGGATATTGTGGTGTGGGGATGTCACCATCGATAGACTCAATTGGGGGAATGATGTAATGAAGAGAAGGCTGAGTCCTAGGTCAAAATCAGAGATTAGTCCTGACACTTTGAAGAGAATTAGAAG AGTCAAGAGGATGACAAAAATGACAGAGAAAGTTGCAAATGGTGTTCTCTCAGGTGTCCTGAAAGTCTCAGGGTTTTTCACAAGCTCAGTTGCAAACTCAAAAGTGGGCAAGAAATTCTTTGGTCTTCTTCCAGGGGAAATCATCCTTGCATCACTGGATGGATTCA GCAAGGTGTGCGATGCGGTTGAAGTATCTGGACGGAATGTCATGTCAACATCTTCCACTGTCACGACTGAAGTCGTTAACCACAG ATATGGTGAACAAGCAGCTGAGGCTACACATGAGGGTCTTGGAGCTGCAGGGCATGCATTTGGAACGGCTTGGGCTGTGTTTAAAATCCGGAAGGCACTGAACCCAAAAAACTCATTAAAACCCACTAGTATTGCCAAGTCTGCTGTTAAAGCAGCCGCTGCAGAGGTGAAGGCTAAGAAGTCCAAATAA